Sequence from the Nocardia cyriacigeorgica GUH-2 genome:
CCGGCGGCGACGGCGCGAAGCTGGCGCAGCGGTTGCTGAGCCGCGGCATCCACGTGCTGCAGGAGCACCTGCTGCATCCCGACGAACTCACCGACTGCCTGCGCACGGCCCGCGAACACGGCGTCCACTACCGGCTCAACGCGTTCTACCCCCACTTGCCGCCGGTGCGGCTGTTCCTGGCAGCGGCCGACATCCTGCGTGAACACGCGCGGCCGCTGCACGTCGACGCGGTGGCGGGCGGCCAGGTGGTCTATTCGCTGCTCGACATGATCGGCCGCGCGGTCGGCGGCCTGCGACCCTGGTCGATCGCCGACCCGGCGCCACTGCCGGCCGACATCGCCGCACTCGCCCACTCATCCCCGCCCTACACGCACCTGCATGCGGTGATCGGCGGTGTCCCGGTATCGCTGCGGGTGCAGAACCAGATCCACCCGGGCGACCCGGACAATCACGCATTGCTGCTGCACCGGCTGGCGATCGCCTTCGACGGCGGCGTGCTCTCGCTCGCCGACACCCACGGCCCGGTGCTGTGGAGTCCGCGACTGCACACCGGCCGCGATGCGACCGGGCGCCTGGTCATGGGCGGGCCCGGTACCGAACGACTCGACGTGCCGAGCACCGAGATCCTCGGGCCCGCCGCGGCACCGACCTTCCGGACCATCTTCGACCAGGTGTGGCCCGGCAGTGTCCGAGAGGCGCTGGGG
This genomic interval carries:
- a CDS encoding Gfo/Idh/MocA family oxidoreductase, translating into MNDVQPKVVVCGTAFGRVYLRAVHDDPDVELAGVVSRGSAASAEYAKIYGVPHYTGVDKLPDDIDIACVAVRAGAAGGDGAKLAQRLLSRGIHVLQEHLLHPDELTDCLRTAREHGVHYRLNAFYPHLPPVRLFLAAADILREHARPLHVDAVAGGQVVYSLLDMIGRAVGGLRPWSIADPAPLPADIAALAHSSPPYTHLHAVIGGVPVSLRVQNQIHPGDPDNHALLLHRLAIAFDGGVLSLADTHGPVLWSPRLHTGRDATGRLVMGGPGTERLDVPSTEILGPAAAPTFRTIFDQVWPGSVREALGELRADIADPHRSTAAAQWAVTVTALWQRLTTALGPPELIRPPEPEPVALPELLARRRNRAGAAS